A single region of the Streptomyces sp. ITFR-16 genome encodes:
- a CDS encoding ATP-dependent DNA helicase, which produces MSSRITDPEQLKELLGIPFTPEQTACITAPPAPQVIVAGAGSGKTTVMAARVVWLVGTGQVAPEQVLGLTFTNKAAGELAERVRRALVAAGVTDPETIDPDNPPGEPSISTYHAFAGRLLTEHGLRIGLEPTTRLLADATRYQLAARVLREAPGPYPALTRSFPTLVSDLLALDAELAEHLVRPDRLAEYDTELLHELETARLSNAELRKIPETAEARRELLSLTRAYREAKRSRDLMDFGDQIALSAQLALTRPEVGAILRDAYRVVLLDEYQDTSVAQRLLLSALFGRGPGSPEGPEDTAGAATAPSGHAVTAVGDPCQAIYGWRGASVANLDDFPSHFPHADGTPATRYSLSENRRSGGRLLHLANGLAAPLRAMHQGVEALRPAPGAERDGLVRCALLRTHAEEIDWLADSIAHLVRTGKAPGEIAVLCRTAGDFPQIQAALVARDIPVEVVGLSGLLHLPEVADLVAVCEVLQDPGANASLVRLLTGPRWRIGPRDLALLGRRARLLVHRAAHGDDPDFDPDRRLAEAVEGVDPAEVISLADALDTFLDSGGEEDDRLPFSTEARIRFARLATELRDLRRSLADPLMDVLHRVLATTGLEVELSASPQALAARRRETLANFLDVAARFAAVDGEATLLAFLAFLRTAAQYEKGLDNALPGGENTVKVLTAHKSKGLEWDVVAVPGLVTGQFPSSRPREAWTSQPQVLPHALRGDTATLPALLAFDAKGLKGFKEEMKEHQHTEELRLGYVTFTRPRTLLLGSGHWWGPDQKKPRGPSAFLHALYEHCAAGHGEIEVWADEPADDEENPALAEAAADHAWPLPLDETALARRRAAADTVMAHLTALAEAGEGASAPDGVVAGGPAFPDGPDELFPDAGGLPDEEPFPDDELFPEDDPFLDEEPFPDDGGVPGDDRIAGGDSVPPGDGAPPPAAPQGDAPRAAAPPTVPHVPAARVPERAPSRLTPEEARTLASWDRDLDALAGELRRARATVRDVLVPASLSATQLLRLADDPDGFAQELARPMPRPPQPAARRGTRFHAWVESRFEELPLPMLGPDELPGGDESDADIADERDLAELKEAFERTPYARRTPYRVETPFQITLAGRVVRGRIDAVYRTGDTYEIVDWKTSRANTADPLQLAVYRLAWAELHGLPLTDVSAAFLFVRTGETVRPARLPGRPELERILLDEPPPTAR; this is translated from the coding sequence GTGTCCTCACGCATCACCGATCCCGAGCAGCTCAAGGAGCTTCTCGGGATCCCCTTCACCCCGGAGCAGACGGCGTGCATCACCGCGCCGCCCGCCCCGCAGGTGATCGTGGCCGGAGCCGGGTCGGGGAAGACCACGGTGATGGCCGCCCGCGTGGTGTGGCTGGTCGGCACCGGGCAGGTCGCCCCCGAGCAGGTCCTCGGGCTCACCTTCACCAACAAGGCGGCCGGCGAGCTGGCCGAGCGCGTCCGCAGGGCCCTGGTCGCCGCCGGGGTCACCGACCCGGAGACCATCGACCCCGACAACCCCCCGGGCGAACCCAGTATCTCCACGTACCACGCCTTCGCCGGGCGGCTGCTGACCGAGCACGGGCTGCGCATCGGGCTCGAACCCACCACCCGCCTGCTCGCCGACGCCACCCGCTACCAGCTCGCCGCCCGCGTCCTGCGCGAGGCCCCCGGGCCGTACCCCGCCCTGACCAGGTCGTTCCCCACCCTGGTCAGCGACCTGCTGGCCCTCGACGCCGAGCTGGCCGAACACCTCGTACGCCCCGACCGGCTCGCGGAGTACGACACGGAACTGCTCCACGAGCTGGAGACCGCCCGGCTCAGCAACGCCGAACTGCGCAAAATCCCCGAGACCGCCGAGGCCCGCCGCGAGCTGCTCTCCCTGACCCGGGCCTACCGGGAGGCGAAGCGCAGCCGCGACCTGATGGACTTCGGCGACCAGATCGCGCTGTCCGCGCAGCTCGCCCTCACCCGCCCCGAGGTCGGCGCGATCCTGCGCGACGCGTACCGGGTCGTCCTCCTCGACGAGTACCAGGACACCTCCGTAGCCCAGCGCCTGCTGCTCTCCGCCCTCTTCGGGCGGGGCCCCGGGAGTCCTGAAGGCCCCGAGGACACAGCGGGCGCCGCAACCGCTCCGTCCGGCCACGCCGTCACCGCCGTCGGCGACCCCTGCCAGGCCATCTACGGCTGGCGCGGCGCCTCCGTCGCCAACCTCGACGACTTCCCGAGCCACTTCCCGCACGCCGACGGCACCCCGGCCACCCGCTACTCCCTCAGCGAGAACCGCCGCAGCGGCGGCCGCCTCCTCCACCTCGCCAACGGCCTGGCCGCACCCCTGCGCGCCATGCACCAGGGCGTCGAGGCACTGCGCCCCGCACCCGGCGCCGAGCGCGACGGCCTGGTCCGCTGCGCGCTGCTGCGCACCCACGCGGAGGAGATCGACTGGCTCGCGGACTCGATCGCCCACCTCGTGCGCACCGGCAAGGCACCCGGCGAGATCGCCGTCCTGTGCCGCACGGCGGGCGACTTCCCGCAGATCCAGGCCGCATTGGTCGCCAGGGACATCCCGGTCGAGGTCGTCGGCCTCTCCGGGCTGCTGCACCTGCCCGAGGTCGCGGACCTCGTCGCCGTCTGCGAAGTCCTCCAGGACCCGGGGGCCAACGCCTCCCTGGTCCGGCTGCTCACCGGCCCCCGCTGGCGCATCGGCCCCCGCGACCTGGCCCTGCTCGGCCGCCGCGCCCGCCTCCTCGTCCACCGCGCCGCCCATGGCGACGACCCCGACTTCGACCCCGACCGCCGGCTCGCCGAGGCCGTCGAAGGGGTGGACCCGGCCGAGGTGATCTCCCTCGCCGACGCCCTGGACACCTTCCTCGACTCCGGGGGCGAGGAGGACGACCGGCTGCCGTTCTCCACCGAGGCCCGGATCCGCTTCGCCCGCCTCGCCACCGAGCTGCGCGACCTGCGCCGCTCGCTCGCCGACCCGCTGATGGACGTGCTGCACCGGGTCCTGGCCACCACCGGCCTGGAGGTCGAGCTCTCCGCGTCCCCGCAGGCCCTGGCGGCCCGCCGCCGCGAGACCCTGGCCAACTTCCTCGATGTCGCGGCCCGGTTCGCCGCCGTCGACGGCGAGGCCACCCTGCTCGCCTTCCTCGCCTTCCTGCGCACCGCCGCCCAGTACGAGAAGGGCCTGGACAACGCGCTGCCCGGCGGCGAGAACACCGTCAAGGTCCTCACCGCCCACAAGTCCAAGGGCCTGGAGTGGGACGTCGTCGCGGTGCCGGGCCTGGTCACCGGCCAGTTCCCCAGCAGCCGGCCCCGGGAGGCCTGGACCTCCCAGCCCCAGGTCCTGCCGCACGCCCTGCGCGGCGACACGGCGACGCTGCCCGCGCTCCTCGCCTTCGACGCCAAGGGGCTCAAGGGCTTCAAGGAGGAGATGAAGGAGCACCAGCACACCGAGGAGCTGCGCCTCGGATACGTCACCTTCACCCGTCCCCGCACCCTGCTCCTGGGCTCCGGCCACTGGTGGGGCCCGGACCAGAAGAAGCCGCGCGGCCCGTCCGCCTTCCTGCACGCGCTGTACGAGCACTGCGCGGCCGGACACGGCGAGATCGAGGTGTGGGCGGACGAGCCCGCCGATGACGAGGAGAACCCGGCCCTGGCCGAAGCCGCCGCCGACCACGCCTGGCCGCTCCCGCTGGACGAGACCGCGCTGGCCCGCCGCCGGGCCGCCGCGGACACGGTGATGGCCCATCTGACGGCCCTGGCCGAGGCGGGGGAGGGGGCATCCGCGCCGGACGGGGTCGTTGCCGGCGGCCCGGCCTTCCCGGACGGGCCCGACGAGCTGTTCCCGGACGCAGGAGGTCTGCCGGACGAGGAGCCGTTCCCCGACGACGAGCTGTTCCCCGAGGACGACCCCTTCCTGGACGAGGAGCCGTTTCCCGACGACGGTGGGGTCCCGGGCGACGACAGGATCGCGGGCGGCGACAGCGTCCCCCCGGGCGACGGCGCCCCGCCCCCGGCCGCCCCGCAGGGCGACGCGCCCCGGGCCGCCGCCCCGCCGACCGTCCCGCACGTCCCGGCGGCCCGTGTCCCCGAGCGGGCGCCCTCCCGGCTCACCCCCGAGGAGGCTCGCACCCTCGCCTCCTGGGACCGCGACCTCGACGCCCTCGCCGGGGAGCTGCGCCGCGCCCGCGCCACCGTGCGCGACGTCCTCGTGCCCGCCTCGCTCTCCGCGACCCAGCTGCTGCGCCTCGCCGACGACCCCGACGGCTTCGCCCAGGAGCTGGCCCGGCCCATGCCCCGCCCCCCGCAGCCCGCCGCCCGCCGGGGCACCCGCTTCCACGCCTGGGTGGAGTCCCGCTTCGAGGAGCTGCCGCTGCCCATGCTCGGCCCCGACGAGCTGCCCGGCGGCGACGAGAGCGACGCCGACATCGCAGACGAGCGCGATCTCGCCGAGCTCAAGGAGGCCTTCGAGCGCACCCCGTACGCCCGCCGCACCCCGTACCGCGTCGAGACGCCCTTCCAGATCACACTGGCGGGCAGGGTCGTCCGGGGCCGGATCGACGCGGTGTACCGCACGGGCGACACGTACGAGATCGTCGACTGGAAGACCAGCCGCGCCAACACCGCCGACCCCCTCCAGCTCGCCGTCTACCGGCTGGCCTGGGCCGAACTGCACGGACTGCCGCTCACCGACGTCTCGGCCGCGTTCCTCTTCGTCCGCACCGGCGAGACCGTCCGCCCGGCCCGCCTCCCGGGCCGCCCGGAGCTGGAGCGCATCCTCCTGGACGAGCCACCTCCCACGGCCCGATAA
- a CDS encoding SAM-dependent methyltransferase: MSADVPAPDAAGLRERIDTTKAHPARVYDVFLGGKDNYPADREAAAAALAANPRAYLTVRHNRDFMRRAVTLAAKEGVRQFLDIGTGLPTQRNVHQIAQSVAPDARVVYVDNDPVVLVHAQALLTSGPEGRTDYVEADLREPVRILDAARRTLDFGRPVALVLAAVLHFIEDEVAYPVVTRLVDALAPGSLLVLSNVGSDLNPEQVGTITKAFKERGFAMVRRSHAQVARFVTDNGLELLEPGVVPVHRWRPEPVVDLAESADPDPEFVAGLDELDRTRYRGINAVTDADVSVYGVVARKV; this comes from the coding sequence ATGAGCGCCGACGTACCCGCCCCCGACGCCGCCGGTCTCAGGGAGCGCATCGACACCACGAAGGCGCACCCGGCCCGGGTCTACGACGTGTTCCTCGGCGGCAAGGACAACTATCCGGCCGACCGCGAGGCCGCGGCCGCGGCGCTGGCCGCCAACCCCCGCGCATACCTCACCGTGCGGCACAACCGGGACTTCATGCGGCGGGCGGTGACCCTCGCGGCGAAGGAGGGCGTCCGGCAGTTCCTGGACATCGGTACGGGGCTGCCGACCCAGCGGAACGTGCACCAGATCGCCCAGTCCGTCGCCCCCGACGCCCGGGTGGTGTACGTCGACAACGACCCGGTCGTCCTCGTCCACGCGCAGGCGCTGCTCACCAGCGGTCCCGAGGGCCGCACGGACTACGTCGAGGCCGATCTGCGCGAGCCCGTCCGGATCCTCGACGCCGCCCGCCGCACCCTCGACTTCGGCCGGCCCGTCGCCCTGGTGCTCGCCGCGGTCCTCCACTTCATCGAGGACGAGGTGGCGTACCCGGTCGTGACGCGGCTCGTCGACGCCCTCGCACCCGGCAGCCTGCTCGTCCTGAGCAATGTCGGCTCGGATCTCAACCCGGAGCAGGTCGGCACCATCACCAAGGCGTTCAAGGAGCGCGGCTTCGCCATGGTGCGCCGCTCGCACGCCCAGGTGGCGCGGTTCGTGACCGACAACGGTCTGGAGCTGCTGGAACCCGGTGTCGTCCCGGTCCACCGCTGGCGTCCCGAGCCGGTGGTGGACCTGGCGGAGTCGGCGGACCCCGATCCGGAGTTCGTGGCGGGCCTGGACGAGCTGGACCGTACGCGCTACCGGGGGATCAACGCCGTCACGGACGCGGACGTCAGCGTCTACGGAGTGGTGGCCCGCAAGGTCTGA